From one Rhopalosiphum padi isolate XX-2018 chromosome 2, ASM2088224v1, whole genome shotgun sequence genomic stretch:
- the LOC132918896 gene encoding THAP domain-containing protein 1-like isoform X1: MGRVSCFYCQSTPSKISGLTLHTLPADKHLRNAWLKACGYNENDYSPDRRICSHHFEDECYKATARKLLKPGSVPTKFHKISQYLYVNKPKKQIIETSDSEPSCSHNDKSQFINEKTPKRRRNRYVGDVTTPDLSTPKHAKENFTVAKLKIIKQRRKIKTLTQKINRLQKKLSSLKTLFAYMKKQNLLSEVAHDNILVMYKLNKTNFINHWNQLININS, translated from the exons ATGGGCAGAGTGAGTTGTTTTTATTGTCAATCTACACCATCCAAAATTTCTGGCTTAACACTGCACAc GTTACCTGCTGATAAACATTTACGTAATGCTTGGCTTAAAGCTTGTGGCTATAATGAAAACGACTATTCTCCAGATAGGAGAATATGTTCTCATCATTTTGAAGATGAATGTTACAAGGCCACTgcgagaaaattattaaaacctggCTCAGTTCCTACCAAATTTCATAAGATTagtcaatatttatatgttaacaaGCCTAA AAAGCAAATTATTGAAACTAGTGACAGTGAACCATCTTGTTCACATAATGATAAAAGTCAATTTATTAATGAaa AAACTCCAAAACGAAGGAGGAATCGTTATGTTGGTGATGTGACTACTCCAGATTTGAGTACTCCTAAACATGCAAAAGAAAATTTTACAGTggcaaagttaaaaattattaaacagaggaggaaaattaaaacattaacacaaaaaattaataggttACAAAAAAAACTGTCATCGTTAAAAACTTTGTTCGCATACATGAAGAAACAGAATTTATTGAGTGAAGTAGCCCATGATAATATTCTGGTaatgtataaactaaataaaactaaCTTTATAAATCATTggaatcaattaattaatattaactcttga
- the LOC132918896 gene encoding THAP domain-containing protein 1-like isoform X2 produces MGRVSCFYCQSTPSKISGLTLHTLPADKHLRNAWLKACGYNENDYSPDRRICSHHFEDECYKATARKLLKPGSVPTKFHKISQYLYVNKPKKQIIETSDSEPSCSHNDKSQFINEKTPKRRRNRYVGDVTTPDLSTPKHAKENFTVAKLKIIKQRRKIKTLTQKINRLQKKLSSLKTLFAYMKKQNLLSEVAHDNILPGSLGSVFQCDEKPWI; encoded by the exons ATGGGCAGAGTGAGTTGTTTTTATTGTCAATCTACACCATCCAAAATTTCTGGCTTAACACTGCACAc GTTACCTGCTGATAAACATTTACGTAATGCTTGGCTTAAAGCTTGTGGCTATAATGAAAACGACTATTCTCCAGATAGGAGAATATGTTCTCATCATTTTGAAGATGAATGTTACAAGGCCACTgcgagaaaattattaaaacctggCTCAGTTCCTACCAAATTTCATAAGATTagtcaatatttatatgttaacaaGCCTAA AAAGCAAATTATTGAAACTAGTGACAGTGAACCATCTTGTTCACATAATGATAAAAGTCAATTTATTAATGAaa AAACTCCAAAACGAAGGAGGAATCGTTATGTTGGTGATGTGACTACTCCAGATTTGAGTACTCCTAAACATGCAAAAGAAAATTTTACAGTggcaaagttaaaaattattaaacagaggaggaaaattaaaacattaacacaaaaaattaataggttACAAAAAAAACTGTCATCGTTAAAAACTTTGTTCGCATACATGAAGAAACAGAATTTATTGAGTGAAGTAGCCCATGATAATATTCTG